A section of the Mesotoga sp. BH458_6_3_2_1 genome encodes:
- a CDS encoding exodeoxyribonuclease V subunit beta yields MNKNTFISASAGTGKTYRLVEEYMGILRSDEKLGIENILAITFTEKAAAEMKERVAKAILEQIDKAASEGERKRWKEINSRVMHAWISTIHSFCARILRESILNTSSDLDPGFSIITGTKKILELQALGRFFSRNLDSLDEMIDIYGLDKTYKILEDCLSKQRHNMYLYSPIENKDKEENAEKISRATAVCHEAFKKLNKEYEELTLKKAQLDFEQLLEETRKMLNDNPKIADEYSKRFKYILVDEFQDTDELQAEIISKLTASGNVKVLFVGDDKQSIYRFRGANVEIFNLTRRKFEESDDATDTLGKSYRSHPEIVKFHNIFFKKVMSNPTLEAFASRYGKNVEALEPHGDRREKRLRILESKDKDHAGPIAAHIRSLLDEELDFREGKSVVTRKIRPGDIAILLRKFKNVEKYQEALEANRIPYYTVGSRKFFQRPEIAGLIAFVSFLGNPADDRAFLSFFLSPAWGGTLQDAARLKEKYSHFYDCIMRSEDKSFVDLRTIITRYSRLARLLKPGEILDSFVGETDYLPKMTLLAMPEQCLANVIKFLQISKELDSLGISLREFSKNIELYSEEADEGEAALENEKSDSVKIMTVHQAKGLEFPVVIVAEMTENPRKETPSMLFDTASKGFTLYSKELTTDDLDMVYRADLRKQVEEEKRTLYVALTRPREILVMNVDKEAMEKDLKKKRDDTAIGWLPQIVIGLYNDETGQLEDELEDLATFVKAPAIIEGAEIRREETPWEEPDNGYMKRFDHLKFRRIVSPTTLDFDDKQTEILELDSIERTSRSSTAEGLYVHRIFEQLGNPAGRPKGKRLNEILSDPELLRESAAPERAKEILEQLKELGHHEIIREIEDSEVCRSEVRFERAFDKFILAGVIDKLYKTSEGWKIVDFKLAEKRADMLERYKFQMEFYLYLLKNSLDPVSATILYLKDGDTETVTLQNTRDFEIRLENHVTHQTEEN; encoded by the coding sequence ATGAATAAAAACACATTCATCTCCGCTTCTGCAGGCACCGGCAAGACATACAGGCTGGTGGAGGAATACATGGGAATTCTTCGCTCCGACGAAAAGCTGGGCATCGAAAACATCCTGGCGATTACCTTCACTGAAAAGGCCGCTGCGGAGATGAAGGAGAGAGTGGCGAAGGCGATACTGGAACAAATAGATAAAGCTGCCAGCGAAGGCGAGCGGAAAAGATGGAAAGAAATCAATTCAAGGGTCATGCACGCCTGGATCTCGACTATCCACTCCTTCTGCGCGAGAATACTCAGGGAGTCTATTCTGAATACGAGTTCCGATCTGGATCCTGGATTTTCTATTATTACGGGAACGAAGAAGATACTCGAACTTCAGGCCCTTGGAAGGTTCTTCTCGCGCAATCTCGATTCTCTGGATGAAATGATAGACATCTACGGCCTGGACAAGACTTACAAGATTCTTGAGGACTGCCTCTCCAAACAGAGACACAACATGTATCTCTACAGCCCCATTGAAAACAAAGATAAGGAAGAGAACGCCGAGAAGATCTCCAGAGCGACAGCTGTCTGCCACGAAGCATTCAAGAAGCTAAACAAGGAATACGAGGAACTGACATTGAAGAAGGCTCAGCTCGACTTCGAGCAGTTGCTGGAAGAGACAAGGAAGATGCTGAACGACAATCCCAAGATAGCAGATGAATATTCCAAGAGGTTCAAGTACATTCTAGTAGACGAGTTCCAGGATACGGACGAGCTTCAGGCGGAGATTATCAGTAAGTTGACGGCTTCGGGAAATGTGAAGGTGCTTTTTGTAGGGGACGACAAGCAGTCGATTTACCGGTTCAGGGGAGCGAATGTCGAGATCTTCAATCTGACAAGAAGGAAATTCGAAGAAAGCGACGACGCCACGGACACTCTCGGAAAATCATACAGGTCGCACCCGGAGATTGTGAAGTTCCACAACATATTCTTCAAGAAAGTGATGAGCAACCCAACGCTTGAGGCATTTGCGTCGAGGTACGGCAAGAATGTGGAGGCCCTTGAGCCTCACGGTGACAGGAGAGAAAAGCGGTTAAGAATACTTGAAAGCAAAGATAAAGACCACGCAGGACCCATCGCTGCTCATATACGTTCGCTTCTGGATGAGGAGCTCGATTTCAGAGAGGGAAAATCTGTTGTAACGCGCAAGATACGGCCAGGAGATATAGCCATACTCCTCAGGAAGTTCAAGAACGTTGAAAAGTATCAGGAGGCGCTTGAAGCAAATCGGATTCCTTACTATACGGTGGGCTCTAGAAAGTTCTTCCAGCGGCCCGAGATAGCCGGACTTATAGCATTCGTAAGTTTTCTCGGCAATCCCGCAGACGACAGGGCCTTCCTGTCGTTCTTCCTTTCTCCAGCATGGGGAGGCACGCTTCAGGATGCGGCGAGACTCAAGGAGAAATACAGTCACTTCTATGATTGCATTATGAGGAGCGAAGACAAATCCTTCGTCGATCTTCGCACGATCATAACAAGGTATTCGCGCCTTGCGAGACTACTTAAGCCGGGAGAGATTCTCGACTCCTTCGTCGGAGAGACGGACTACCTTCCGAAGATGACGCTCCTTGCAATGCCCGAGCAGTGTCTGGCCAACGTAATTAAATTCCTTCAAATATCCAAGGAGCTCGACTCTCTCGGGATAAGTTTGAGGGAGTTTTCGAAGAACATTGAATTGTATTCCGAAGAGGCAGACGAGGGTGAAGCGGCCCTGGAGAACGAGAAGAGCGACAGCGTGAAGATAATGACAGTCCACCAGGCAAAGGGGCTGGAATTTCCCGTTGTGATCGTTGCCGAGATGACGGAGAATCCGAGGAAAGAGACCCCTTCAATGCTTTTCGACACAGCTTCGAAAGGCTTCACTCTTTACAGCAAGGAACTGACGACGGACGACCTAGACATGGTGTATAGAGCAGATCTGAGAAAACAGGTCGAAGAAGAGAAGAGAACCCTCTATGTTGCGCTTACAAGACCCAGGGAAATACTTGTAATGAATGTCGACAAAGAGGCCATGGAGAAGGATCTGAAAAAGAAGAGAGACGATACGGCTATCGGCTGGCTTCCTCAGATAGTGATTGGCCTTTACAACGATGAAACCGGGCAGCTGGAAGATGAGCTCGAGGACCTGGCTACTTTTGTGAAGGCCCCGGCTATCATTGAAGGCGCGGAAATTCGACGTGAAGAAACCCCGTGGGAAGAGCCCGATAACGGTTACATGAAGCGCTTCGATCATCTCAAATTCAGGAGAATAGTCTCACCCACTACGCTCGACTTCGATGACAAACAGACAGAGATTCTGGAACTTGACAGTATCGAAAGAACTTCACGTTCCTCAACGGCCGAAGGGCTGTACGTTCACAGGATCTTCGAGCAGCTCGGAAACCCCGCTGGAAGACCAAAGGGAAAGAGACTGAATGAGATCCTGAGCGATCCTGAACTTCTAAGAGAGTCGGCGGCCCCTGAAAGGGCAAAGGAGATCCTGGAGCAACTGAAGGAGCTTGGCCATCACGAGATAATTCGCGAAATCGAGGACTCAGAGGTTTGCAGAAGCGAAGTGCGCTTTGAGAGAGCCTTCGACAAGTTCATACTGGCGGGCGTAATCGACAAACTCTACAAGACATCTGAAGGCTGGAAGATCGTTGACTTCAAGCTGGCCGAAAAGAGAGCTGACATGCTTGAGAGATACAAGTTCCAGATGGAGTTCTACCTGTATCTTCTGAAGAATTCTCTCGACCCTGTTTCGGCGACTATTCTGTATCTCAAAGACGGGGATACGGAGACCGTGACTCTCCAAAACACTCGCGACTTCGAAATCAGACTCGAAAACCATGTGACCCATCAAACAGAAGAAAACTGA
- a CDS encoding formylglycine-generating enzyme family protein, producing MNERVREQLTELVKTHGVDILDQPDKIETLLKTSFGESETEIMAIVTALREGLLRELLRSEDSSARTAAIEGFSRRLRKNRSMDEEAASWAIESIALALGKLTPAETESSGMKTTNGDELVYIEGGSFAMGDTWGDGADAERPAHRVNITYDLYVGKYPVTFEEYDRFCMETGATEPEDEGLGRGRRPVINVNWFQATWYCNWLSEKEGLPPAYYEDGSLLDENGKKTNDIARVRGYRLLSEAEWEYAARGGRESRGHKYSGSDDPSLVAWFDEKPSEAPTDLSKAKRLVAHEVGMKMPNELGLYDMSGSVWEWCSDRFDDYAGSEQTNPHSISEGGRVIRGGCWFKPANLARIAHREELSPMEIHNGVGFRICRAADRKTKAVSFSERNERQADESSFMPAGEVPDLVLVERGSFKMGDTWGDGLIDERPVREVRITYDFYIGKHEVRFSEFDVFCEATGRIPPSDEDWGRGDLPVINVTWWDAVEFCNWLSEREGLPKAYDDDGRLLDATGKATDKLERVPGFRLPTEAEWEYAARGGNKSEGHKYAGSDDVDEVAWYCENSGIKTHEVGKKAPNELGIHDMSGNVWEWCSDWYEEDYYRYSPNVNPYNTEGDYERVMRGGSAGLNETFARVTHRDYLEPSSAGNAVGFRICRTAKNQSELP from the coding sequence TTGAACGAAAGAGTTAGAGAACAACTCACAGAGCTGGTGAAGACGCACGGTGTAGATATACTCGATCAACCGGATAAGATCGAGACCTTGCTCAAAACGTCCTTTGGGGAATCTGAAACCGAGATAATGGCTATCGTAACGGCTCTGAGAGAGGGTTTGCTCAGAGAGTTACTGAGAAGCGAAGACTCCTCTGCACGGACTGCTGCAATTGAAGGCTTTTCCCGACGACTTAGAAAAAACCGCTCCATGGATGAAGAGGCCGCGAGCTGGGCTATAGAAAGCATAGCGTTAGCGCTTGGGAAGTTAACGCCGGCCGAAACTGAATCTTCCGGGATGAAGACAACAAATGGAGATGAACTGGTCTACATCGAGGGCGGTAGTTTTGCCATGGGTGACACCTGGGGAGACGGAGCCGACGCTGAAAGACCGGCGCACAGAGTGAATATCACGTACGATCTCTACGTGGGTAAGTATCCAGTGACCTTCGAGGAATACGACAGGTTTTGCATGGAGACAGGAGCCACGGAACCGGAAGATGAGGGACTGGGAAGGGGAAGAAGACCGGTAATCAACGTGAACTGGTTCCAGGCGACCTGGTACTGCAACTGGTTAAGCGAGAAGGAGGGCTTACCTCCGGCCTACTATGAAGACGGGAGTCTTCTGGACGAAAACGGGAAGAAGACGAATGACATAGCGAGAGTACGGGGATACAGGTTGTTGAGCGAGGCCGAATGGGAGTATGCGGCAAGGGGCGGAAGAGAGAGCCGAGGTCACAAATATTCCGGTTCCGATGACCCGAGCCTTGTTGCCTGGTTCGATGAAAAACCCAGTGAAGCTCCGACCGATTTGAGTAAAGCAAAGAGGCTCGTAGCCCACGAAGTTGGGATGAAGATGCCAAATGAACTTGGCCTGTACGACATGAGCGGCAGTGTTTGGGAGTGGTGTTCAGATCGATTCGATGATTATGCCGGTTCGGAACAGACAAATCCACATTCAATAAGCGAAGGCGGCCGGGTCATTCGGGGCGGCTGCTGGTTCAAGCCCGCCAATTTAGCAAGGATTGCTCACCGAGAAGAACTTTCACCGATGGAAATCCACAATGGCGTGGGCTTTCGAATCTGCAGAGCGGCAGATCGAAAAACAAAAGCAGTTTCATTTTCAGAGAGAAATGAAAGACAGGCCGATGAGTCCTCATTTATGCCAGCCGGAGAGGTTCCCGACTTGGTGCTCGTTGAGAGAGGAAGCTTCAAAATGGGAGACACATGGGGCGACGGATTGATAGACGAAAGACCGGTTCGCGAAGTAAGAATTACGTATGACTTTTACATTGGCAAGCACGAAGTCAGGTTCTCAGAATTCGACGTCTTCTGTGAAGCCACGGGAAGAATCCCTCCTTCCGACGAGGACTGGGGGAGGGGAGATTTGCCCGTCATAAACGTAACTTGGTGGGACGCCGTGGAGTTCTGCAACTGGCTTAGCGAGAGAGAAGGTCTCCCAAAGGCCTATGACGATGACGGACGCCTCCTGGATGCCACGGGAAAGGCTACGGACAAATTGGAAAGAGTACCCGGATTTAGGCTGCCTACGGAAGCCGAATGGGAATATGCGGCCAGGGGAGGTAACAAGAGCGAAGGTCATAAGTATGCAGGAAGCGACGACGTGGACGAAGTCGCCTGGTACTGCGAAAATTCGGGAATCAAGACGCACGAAGTGGGAAAGAAGGCGCCGAATGAACTGGGAATCCACGATATGTCCGGCAACGTCTGGGAGTGGTGCTCCGACTGGTACGAGGAAGACTACTACAGGTACAGCCCAAATGTGAACCCGTACAATACCGAAGGCGACTACGAACGGGTCATGCGGGGCGGCAGCGCGGGACTTAATGAGACTTTCGCCCGGGTAACACATCGCGATTATCTGGAGCCCTCTTCAGCGGGCAACGCTGTCGGCTTTCGCATATGCAGAACAGCCAAAAACCAATCCGAACTTCCTTGA
- a CDS encoding helix-turn-helix domain-containing protein, which yields MTGFDKLKANLMKNEEFERLYNERKPLRDFIDELIELRVEKGMTQKDLSELTGISVPNISRIEAGKQNLSYQMMYKLVNALGGKIILTAQANNCIRLSDTAAEKLQELSKEANVSPKEFLMNLLQKASEEAIKV from the coding sequence ATGACGGGATTTGATAAACTGAAAGCCAACTTGATGAAGAACGAGGAATTCGAACGCTTATACAACGAGAGAAAACCATTAAGGGATTTCATAGATGAACTAATCGAACTAAGAGTTGAGAAGGGTATGACCCAAAAGGATCTAAGCGAGCTCACAGGCATAAGCGTCCCAAATATCTCAAGAATAGAGGCAGGAAAACAGAATCTTTCTTATCAGATGATGTACAAACTCGTCAATGCTCTTGGAGGAAAGATCATACTAACAGCCCAGGCCAATAATTGCATTAGACTTTCCGATACGGCTGCGGAGAAACTGCAAGAACTAAGCAAAGAGGCTAATGTCTCACCGAAAGAATTCCTTATGAACCTTCTACAAAAGGCTTCAGAAGAAGCAATTAAGGTTTAG
- a CDS encoding DUF4011 domain-containing protein, translating into MENNDAVSVKVDKWKKALLDLTMRNRLINFRTSKTSNLMLIKPSSSEIFNKIVVQEKEMNFVPIPPEDDEEQEYRSIVSLRANQIQADREEKEMNLVLNRLKLKSRTSYEEMGINTLFMTFGFLKWREIDYNKSFVISPLLLVPVSITRETIASPYSVRIIDDDIVLNPTLSEKLEEFGLDLASAYDQEISLEESTLRDLFVKVRNLIEPIEGWSVAEDVALGVFSFAKLAMYKDLENYANMIYENAVLRTIAEGKPLVVPDNENDELADLDVENDPLHCYQILDADSSQQEAILAVKSGQDLVIQGPPGTGKSQTIANIIAESLSQGKRVLFVSEKMAALEVVKRRLDDCELGDFCLELHSKKTGKRVVLDELDRVLNEANNHAVDTRSLERELSRLKEIREKLNSYVRRLHEKRTSLEISAFELHGNLAALHDVDLMSFDLTHVQDLTRDQLGKIISNLDNVKRHAEMYRNHKKDVLNKVRAVGPDAVFVMRVRQSLSKIRGTIGKLREIGEDTSLEWRSSISKELEYVNSRISAILDLFETESSAEDKALKLAEDLLSHILPITRDLPSSYRDSFLNLSSAIDEVKDSHSEVSSQFNTLRPLLGITNMLKSVRSFEETVSLLTSYRPDILQLNLTRLQEKFARSYNSFFGRLFGGYKKNLRILSSLKYDGIVDIETIVEDLTKASRVLSQCGIMTKACDKEELISVLERSKKTIRSFYESYSKFEKALRNSESDLRELIEYFSFFSVLPNGNQNQQSIPGRSDWVERAISATNVFFKDLEEVSDMVITEPFSDGKSLLDFEGFEDFVHRLQDSLPKLDDWLSMKKSIIFLEKAGLEDFLERARESEVKTDMLDKVFLKGFYSRLLSELYANDEVLNSFSTNDHNLLVKEFRILDSKQQLYARKRLASLLAQRVPVSNLVNSGSAETSILRREIAKKRRNKSIRRLFSEIPNLLQVLKPCMMMSPLSVSVFTNPERFRFDVAIFDEASQVFPEDSVGAIMRAKQVVVVGDNKQLPPTSFFRISEPDEAELTDEENDLESLESILDECSTAGLPEKKLLWHYRSWHESLIAFSNYHFYMNRLSTFPSSSFDGLDSGICFEYVSNGVYDRAKSRKNIEEARKVAEMVMSHARTEPGVSLGVVAFSEAQQTAILDRIEELRSQDQSVEDFFGEDKLEPFFVKNLENVQGDERDEMIFSIGYGRDASGKLTMNFGPLNKNGGERRLNVAITRAKKKVTVVSSIRGGDISAEIQTPGVRALREYLNYAEQGGSKEFLLRETENTGGEFESPFETEVYEELTARGFNVHKQVGCSGYRIDLAIVDDEHPGRYIVGIECDGAMYHSARTARDRDRLRQQVLEKLGWKIIRIWSRDWIFDRNSEMVRVIAEIEVARSVSEDTEVLHINNELIIEDPLPSIEREEVTLPIYEKFSVFDLTRMLSSKRAVQVFDALRAIIEKEAPVHLDEVVSRISMLFDTHPHLLQVNWDMYTKSGNISRKILREFVMTQFPRDSFVLQGDFLLKRNERILPRQSASRNDMRKPEHIPPVEIQEAIKLCLKNAFTMDREDLKTDVARLFGFKRTGTNISTVIDNEVSLLVRNHEIQVQDGKVSIRKA; encoded by the coding sequence ATGGAAAACAATGATGCTGTTTCCGTTAAGGTAGACAAGTGGAAGAAGGCGTTGCTAGATCTCACAATGAGAAACAGATTAATCAACTTCAGGACAAGCAAGACGAGCAATTTGATGCTCATAAAACCTTCAAGCAGTGAGATCTTCAATAAGATTGTCGTCCAAGAAAAAGAGATGAACTTCGTTCCGATTCCTCCTGAAGATGATGAAGAGCAAGAATATCGAAGCATTGTTTCCCTTAGAGCAAACCAGATACAGGCTGACCGTGAAGAAAAGGAAATGAATCTTGTTCTCAATAGACTAAAACTCAAGTCCAGGACTTCTTACGAGGAAATGGGAATCAATACCCTTTTTATGACTTTCGGTTTCCTCAAGTGGAGAGAAATAGATTATAACAAGAGCTTTGTGATTTCCCCTTTACTCCTTGTTCCAGTTTCCATTACCCGTGAGACAATTGCCTCGCCCTATTCCGTAAGGATCATCGATGACGACATTGTACTTAATCCAACACTTTCAGAAAAGTTGGAGGAATTTGGCCTTGACCTGGCGTCTGCTTATGATCAGGAAATATCGCTTGAAGAGTCGACCCTGAGAGATTTATTTGTAAAAGTCAGAAATCTAATTGAGCCGATCGAGGGTTGGTCGGTTGCCGAAGACGTGGCTTTAGGGGTTTTCTCGTTTGCCAAGCTTGCAATGTACAAAGATTTAGAGAACTACGCAAACATGATATATGAGAATGCCGTGCTAAGAACAATTGCAGAGGGGAAGCCGTTGGTTGTGCCAGATAATGAAAACGACGAGCTTGCAGACTTGGATGTCGAAAACGATCCTCTTCATTGTTATCAGATACTGGATGCCGACTCGAGTCAGCAAGAGGCTATCCTTGCCGTGAAAAGCGGTCAAGACCTAGTGATACAGGGACCTCCGGGAACTGGAAAGAGTCAGACAATAGCGAATATCATCGCGGAGTCCCTGAGTCAGGGCAAGAGAGTCCTCTTCGTAAGCGAGAAAATGGCAGCTCTTGAAGTTGTAAAGAGACGTTTGGATGATTGTGAATTGGGAGATTTTTGTCTGGAGCTCCACAGTAAGAAAACGGGGAAGAGGGTGGTTCTGGACGAACTGGATCGAGTCCTAAATGAAGCTAACAACCATGCTGTAGATACGCGAAGTCTAGAGCGTGAACTCTCTAGACTCAAGGAGATAAGAGAAAAACTTAACAGCTACGTTAGAAGGCTACACGAAAAGAGAACTTCTCTTGAGATTTCAGCATTTGAGCTTCACGGCAATCTAGCAGCTCTGCATGATGTAGATCTTATGAGTTTTGATTTAACACACGTGCAAGATCTCACGCGGGATCAACTCGGAAAGATCATCAGCAATCTTGACAATGTTAAGCGGCACGCCGAAATGTATCGAAACCATAAGAAGGATGTTCTTAACAAAGTCAGGGCAGTTGGCCCCGATGCTGTCTTTGTAATGCGCGTTCGTCAATCGCTGTCGAAAATAAGAGGCACGATAGGAAAACTAAGGGAGATAGGAGAAGATACATCGCTCGAATGGAGATCTTCCATCAGTAAGGAACTAGAATATGTAAATTCCAGAATTTCAGCGATTCTTGACTTATTTGAGACCGAAAGCTCAGCCGAAGATAAAGCCTTGAAGTTAGCAGAGGATCTTCTTTCTCATATTCTGCCAATTACAAGAGATCTTCCGTCAAGTTATAGAGATTCTTTCTTGAATCTAAGTAGCGCGATAGATGAAGTCAAGGACTCTCACAGTGAAGTTTCCAGTCAGTTTAATACTCTTCGCCCGCTTCTTGGAATCACCAATATGCTAAAATCCGTAAGGTCATTCGAAGAAACAGTGTCGCTGCTCACTAGCTATCGACCAGATATTCTCCAGCTGAACCTAACCAGACTTCAGGAAAAATTCGCGAGATCATACAATAGTTTCTTTGGGAGGCTGTTTGGCGGTTACAAGAAGAATCTTCGTATTCTTTCTTCATTGAAATACGATGGGATTGTTGATATCGAGACTATCGTAGAGGATTTGACTAAGGCGTCAAGAGTCCTCTCACAGTGCGGAATAATGACGAAAGCCTGTGACAAGGAAGAGTTGATAAGTGTTCTCGAAAGGTCAAAAAAGACAATCAGGAGTTTCTACGAGAGCTATAGTAAGTTCGAAAAAGCTTTGAGAAACAGTGAATCAGATTTAAGAGAGCTTATTGAATACTTCTCATTCTTTTCTGTGTTACCGAATGGAAACCAAAACCAGCAGTCAATCCCAGGCAGGAGTGATTGGGTGGAGCGTGCAATCTCAGCTACAAATGTGTTCTTCAAGGATCTAGAGGAAGTATCCGACATGGTGATCACGGAACCATTTTCTGACGGCAAATCTCTCTTGGACTTTGAAGGCTTTGAAGATTTTGTCCATAGACTCCAGGATTCGCTTCCAAAACTTGATGACTGGCTTTCAATGAAGAAGAGTATCATTTTTCTCGAGAAGGCTGGACTGGAAGACTTTCTCGAAAGAGCTAGAGAAAGTGAAGTGAAGACCGATATGCTTGACAAAGTCTTCCTAAAGGGTTTTTACAGCAGGCTATTGTCAGAGCTATATGCAAACGATGAGGTTCTGAACTCATTCTCAACAAATGACCACAATCTTCTTGTTAAAGAGTTCAGGATTCTCGATTCAAAGCAGCAGCTGTATGCCAGAAAGAGACTTGCTTCTTTGCTTGCGCAGAGGGTTCCGGTTTCCAATCTTGTAAATTCTGGAAGTGCGGAGACATCTATTCTGAGAAGAGAGATTGCAAAGAAGAGACGGAATAAGTCCATAAGAAGGCTGTTCTCGGAAATACCAAATCTGCTGCAGGTTCTGAAGCCATGCATGATGATGAGCCCGCTATCTGTAAGCGTATTCACCAATCCAGAAAGATTCAGATTCGATGTCGCCATTTTTGACGAGGCCTCCCAGGTATTTCCAGAAGACTCAGTGGGAGCCATCATGAGGGCAAAACAAGTGGTTGTTGTAGGAGACAACAAACAGCTACCTCCGACCAGCTTTTTCAGAATCTCTGAACCCGACGAAGCTGAACTGACGGATGAAGAGAATGATCTCGAGAGTCTTGAAAGCATTCTCGACGAGTGCAGCACAGCTGGTCTTCCGGAAAAGAAACTTCTATGGCATTACCGAAGCTGGCACGAATCGTTAATAGCCTTCTCAAACTATCATTTTTACATGAATAGACTCAGCACTTTCCCTAGCAGCAGTTTTGATGGGCTTGATTCTGGAATCTGCTTTGAATATGTTTCGAATGGAGTTTACGACAGAGCGAAGAGCAGAAAGAATATTGAAGAAGCTCGCAAAGTTGCTGAGATGGTTATGAGCCATGCAAGGACAGAGCCCGGTGTTTCATTAGGAGTAGTTGCCTTCAGTGAAGCTCAGCAGACTGCAATCCTCGACCGAATTGAAGAGCTCCGTTCCCAGGATCAGTCTGTCGAGGATTTCTTCGGTGAGGATAAACTTGAACCTTTCTTCGTGAAGAATCTTGAGAACGTTCAGGGTGACGAGAGAGATGAGATGATTTTCAGCATTGGTTATGGTAGAGATGCTTCGGGAAAGTTGACAATGAACTTTGGTCCTCTAAACAAAAATGGAGGAGAAAGGCGACTCAATGTTGCAATAACTAGAGCCAAGAAGAAAGTCACTGTCGTCAGTTCAATAAGGGGAGGAGACATCTCTGCTGAAATACAGACCCCGGGAGTAAGAGCTCTAAGAGAATACTTGAACTATGCCGAACAGGGAGGAAGCAAGGAATTCCTTTTGAGAGAGACTGAAAACACTGGCGGCGAATTTGAATCGCCCTTTGAAACGGAGGTATATGAAGAACTCACAGCACGCGGGTTCAACGTACACAAACAAGTGGGATGCTCCGGTTACAGGATAGACCTGGCAATTGTTGATGATGAACATCCTGGAAGGTATATCGTAGGAATTGAATGCGACGGAGCCATGTATCACTCCGCGAGAACTGCAAGAGATAGGGACAGGCTTCGACAGCAGGTTCTTGAGAAATTGGGTTGGAAGATTATTAGAATCTGGTCCAGGGATTGGATATTTGACAGGAATTCAGAAATGGTGAGGGTCATTGCAGAGATAGAAGTTGCAAGATCCGTTTCAGAAGACACCGAAGTACTTCACATCAATAATGAGCTGATAATCGAAGATCCTTTGCCATCAATTGAACGAGAAGAAGTGACTCTCCCTATATACGAGAAATTCTCGGTGTTTGACCTAACCAGAATGCTTTCATCCAAGAGGGCTGTGCAAGTTTTCGACGCTTTAAGAGCAATAATTGAAAAAGAGGCTCCGGTTCATCTGGATGAAGTAGTGTCGAGGATTTCCATGCTTTTCGATACTCACCCTCATCTACTCCAGGTAAACTGGGATATGTATACGAAATCCGGGAATATCTCTCGTAAGATTCTACGAGAGTTCGTTATGACACAATTTCCAAGAGATTCATTCGTATTGCAGGGGGATTTCTTGCTCAAGCGCAACGAAAGGATCCTTCCAAGACAATCGGCCAGCAGAAATGATATGAGAAAACCTGAACACATCCCACCTGTGGAAATTCAAGAGGCCATAAAACTCTGTCTTAAAAACGCGTTCACAATGGATAGAGAGGACTTGAAGACAGATGTGGCAAGACTATTCGGTTTCAAGAGGACGGGAACGAACATTTCTACTGTCATAGACAATGAAGTCAGCTTGCTAGTTCGAAACCATGAGATTCAGGTTCAAGATGGGAAAGTGAGCATTAGAAAAGCATAA
- a CDS encoding formylglycine-generating enzyme family protein, giving the protein MGRGRKPVTNVSWWSAIAYCNWLSEKEGLPKAYDSDGNLLDKNGKTTTNPSKVVGYRLSTEAEWEYAARGGNKSNGYEYSGSDSVGYVAWYNLNSGGKTQEVGKMAPNGLGIYDMSGNLWERCSDWYSPYSDSLRKIHFFQAVNHFVCAGVAVLTTNLSE; this is encoded by the coding sequence ATGGGAAGGGGAAGAAAGCCAGTGACAAATGTGAGTTGGTGGAGTGCGATAGCTTACTGCAATTGGCTAAGTGAAAAAGAGGGACTTCCAAAGGCATACGATAGCGACGGAAATCTACTAGACAAAAATGGAAAGACAACTACAAACCCATCGAAGGTGGTCGGATATAGGTTATCTACAGAGGCTGAATGGGAATATGCTGCAAGGGGCGGAAACAAGAGCAACGGTTATGAATATTCCGGAAGCGATTCAGTTGGTTACGTTGCCTGGTACAATTTGAACTCGGGAGGCAAGACACAGGAAGTGGGAAAGATGGCACCGAACGGACTTGGAATCTACGATATGTCAGGGAACTTGTGGGAACGGTGTTCCGATTGGTATAGCCCCTACTCTGATTCACTACGGAAAATCCACTTTTTTCAAGCTGTGAATCATTTCGTGTGTGCCGGGGTGGCAGTGCTTACAACGAATCTGTCGGAGTAA